A genome region from Geminicoccus roseus DSM 18922 includes the following:
- a CDS encoding ABC transporter substrate-binding protein encodes MRKILMATAAAVGLAAGSGAAEAKTFVFCSEGSPEGFNPQFYTAGTTFDATSETIFNRLVEFTYGTTNIEAGLAESWDISEDGTEYTFHLRPNVKWHTTDGFTPSRDFNADDVVFTFMRQLDKNHPYHQVSGASYEYFDSMGLPDLITKVEKVDDLTVKFTLKQPEAPFLADLAMDFASVLSAEYADQMMEAGTPEKVDTDPVGTGPFQLVAYQKDAVIRYQAHPDYWEGKANIDNLIFAITPDASVRYQKLKAGECHLMTYPNPADLEAMKSDPDINLMSQEGLNIGYLGYNTEKEPFTDPKVRRALTMAIDKDAIIDAVYQGAGTKAKNPIPPTIWSYNDNVEDVPYDVEGAKQLLAEAGHEGGFTTDIWAMPVQRPYNPNARRMAEMIQADWDKIGVKAEIVSFEWGEYLKRSSAGEHQTLLLGWTGDNGDPDNFLHTLLGCDAVGSANRARWCYEPYDKLVTEAKRVTDQEQRTELYEEAQVIFKDQNPWATIAHSVVFKPMRQNVKGFKIDPFGGHQFYEVDIEE; translated from the coding sequence ATGCGAAAAATCCTGATGGCGACCGCGGCTGCGGTCGGACTGGCTGCGGGGAGCGGCGCGGCCGAGGCGAAGACCTTCGTGTTCTGCTCCGAAGGCAGCCCGGAAGGCTTCAATCCCCAATTCTACACCGCAGGCACCACGTTCGATGCCACGTCGGAAACGATCTTCAACCGGCTGGTCGAGTTCACCTACGGCACCACCAACATCGAGGCCGGCCTCGCCGAGTCCTGGGACATCTCCGAGGACGGCACCGAGTACACCTTCCACCTCCGGCCGAACGTGAAGTGGCACACCACCGACGGGTTCACCCCGTCGCGTGACTTCAACGCCGACGACGTGGTGTTCACGTTCATGCGGCAGCTCGACAAGAACCACCCGTACCATCAGGTGAGCGGGGCCAGCTACGAGTACTTCGACTCGATGGGCCTGCCGGACCTGATCACCAAGGTCGAGAAGGTCGACGACCTCACGGTGAAGTTCACGCTGAAGCAGCCGGAAGCGCCGTTCCTGGCCGACCTGGCCATGGACTTCGCGTCGGTGCTCTCGGCCGAGTATGCCGACCAGATGATGGAGGCGGGCACGCCGGAGAAGGTCGACACCGACCCGGTCGGCACCGGGCCGTTCCAGCTCGTCGCCTACCAGAAGGACGCGGTGATCCGCTACCAGGCCCATCCGGACTACTGGGAAGGCAAGGCGAACATCGACAACCTGATCTTCGCCATCACGCCGGACGCTTCGGTGCGCTACCAGAAGCTGAAGGCCGGCGAATGCCACCTGATGACCTATCCGAACCCGGCCGACCTCGAGGCGATGAAGTCGGACCCGGACATCAACCTGATGTCCCAGGAAGGTCTCAACATCGGCTATCTCGGCTACAACACCGAGAAGGAGCCGTTCACCGACCCGAAGGTGCGCCGCGCGCTCACCATGGCGATCGACAAGGACGCCATCATCGACGCGGTCTATCAGGGCGCCGGCACCAAGGCGAAGAACCCGATCCCGCCGACCATCTGGTCCTACAACGACAATGTCGAGGACGTTCCTTACGACGTCGAGGGCGCCAAGCAGCTGCTGGCGGAGGCCGGCCATGAGGGCGGCTTCACGACCGACATCTGGGCGATGCCGGTGCAGCGTCCCTACAACCCGAACGCCCGGCGCATGGCCGAGATGATCCAGGCCGACTGGGACAAGATCGGGGTGAAGGCCGAGATCGTCAGCTTCGAGTGGGGCGAGTACCTGAAGCGCTCGTCTGCCGGCGAGCACCAGACCCTGCTGCTGGGCTGGACCGGCGACAACGGCGACCCGGACAACTTCCTGCACACCCTGCTCGGCTGCGACGCGGTCGGCAGCGCCAACCGGGCGCGCTGGTGTTACGAGCCCTACGACAAGCTGGTCACCGAGGCCAAGCGCGTCACCGACCAGGAGCAGCGCACCGAGCTCTACGAGGAGGCGCAGGTCATCTTCAAGGACCAGAACCCCTGGGCGACCATCGCCCACTCGGTGGTGTTCAA
- a CDS encoding tetratricopeptide repeat protein: MKPSGLVVSRALLLGVLLGTAAACAPTWTPESGTAATSFNVPPAAQRAFERARLSEKSGDRYGAELNYDEAARSGHPMILLFEARYYLRGPDNRNPAKAKAALEQAVLVPSEWQGDAQFLLGKMLVRGDDGVPTEPERGEELLQAAADAGVAPAAAELARTLERRGSNDSARIDALWAAAAEAGDEQAVVRTAERQIAAGKTRAEIPDVVSRAMASLNARAEAGDVNAMRSLSKIYAQGTLAPQDKALSILWLERAVEAGDAGAATALARAMRGTGRIEERVDLLTAAAEAGDAVAAGRLAKIYLEGDGVPANAREAERWAAPAIEGGDTVTMARFGRAYVEGRGLDQDVPRGLQMLEEAQAQGDTLASAYLARIYLRAEDVPPDPKKATRYAEEAVAADYVFIKTAYGRALLDGKNVPQDRARAITLLREAAEAGDGLANAELGAAYLEGKGVPKDVNAAVPLLEAGAAAGNASAMNALARVLLDGESPYHDEAAGITLLRQAAEAGHSSAMLALGRAYMDGQGVAKDPAQARAWLEKAKAAGRGDADRLIAQLPAS; encoded by the coding sequence ATGAAGCCTTCAGGTCTGGTGGTCTCCCGCGCGCTGCTCTTGGGCGTGCTGCTGGGCACGGCCGCCGCGTGCGCTCCGACCTGGACCCCGGAGAGCGGCACGGCCGCCACCTCCTTCAACGTGCCGCCGGCCGCCCAGCGTGCCTTCGAGCGGGCAAGGCTGTCGGAGAAGTCTGGGGACCGGTACGGCGCCGAGTTGAACTATGACGAGGCGGCCCGGAGCGGCCACCCGATGATCCTGTTGTTCGAGGCGCGCTACTATCTGCGCGGCCCGGACAACCGCAATCCGGCCAAGGCCAAGGCGGCGCTGGAACAGGCGGTCCTGGTGCCCTCCGAATGGCAGGGCGATGCCCAGTTCCTGCTCGGCAAGATGCTGGTGCGCGGCGACGACGGCGTGCCGACCGAACCGGAGCGCGGCGAGGAACTACTCCAGGCGGCAGCCGACGCCGGCGTAGCGCCGGCCGCGGCGGAACTGGCGCGCACGCTGGAACGCCGGGGCAGCAACGATTCCGCCCGGATCGACGCCTTGTGGGCGGCGGCGGCCGAGGCGGGCGACGAGCAGGCGGTGGTACGCACCGCGGAGCGCCAGATCGCGGCCGGCAAGACCCGGGCCGAGATCCCCGACGTGGTCAGCCGGGCGATGGCGTCCCTGAATGCCCGGGCCGAGGCGGGCGACGTCAACGCGATGCGCTCCTTGTCGAAGATCTACGCTCAAGGCACCCTGGCGCCACAGGACAAGGCGCTGTCGATCCTCTGGCTGGAGCGGGCGGTCGAGGCCGGCGACGCGGGGGCGGCGACCGCCCTGGCCCGGGCGATGCGCGGCACCGGGCGGATCGAGGAGCGGGTCGATCTGCTGACCGCGGCCGCCGAGGCCGGGGACGCGGTGGCTGCCGGACGCCTGGCCAAGATCTACCTGGAAGGCGACGGCGTCCCCGCCAACGCCCGCGAGGCGGAACGGTGGGCGGCTCCGGCGATCGAGGGCGGCGACACGGTGACCATGGCCCGGTTCGGGCGCGCCTATGTCGAGGGGCGCGGCCTGGACCAGGACGTGCCGCGCGGCCTGCAGATGCTGGAGGAAGCGCAGGCGCAGGGCGACACGCTCGCCTCGGCCTATCTGGCCCGCATCTACCTGCGGGCCGAGGACGTGCCGCCGGACCCGAAGAAGGCGACGCGCTATGCCGAGGAAGCGGTCGCGGCGGACTATGTCTTCATCAAGACAGCCTATGGACGGGCCCTGCTCGACGGCAAGAACGTCCCGCAGGATCGCGCGCGCGCCATCACGCTGCTGCGGGAGGCCGCCGAGGCCGGCGACGGGCTGGCGAACGCCGAACTTGGAGCGGCCTATCTGGAGGGCAAGGGCGTGCCGAAGGACGTCAATGCCGCCGTCCCGCTGCTCGAGGCGGGGGCTGCTGCGGGCAACGCCAGCGCCATGAATGCGCTGGCGCGGGTGCTGCTCGACGGCGAGTCGCCCTACCATGACGAGGCGGCGGGCATCACGCTGCTGCGTCAGGCGGCCGAGGCCGGCCATTCCAGCGCCATGCTGGCGCTGGGCCGGGCCTACATGGATGGCCAGGGGGTCGCCAAGGACCCGGCCCAGGCGCGGGCCTGGCTCGAAAAGGCCAAGGCGGCCGGACGCGGCGATGCCGATCGGCTGATCGCCCAGCTGCCCGCGAGCTGA
- a CDS encoding NIPSNAP family protein, protein MIHELRVYHCLPGRLPALLKRFENTTLEIWKRFGIRQAGFWTVAVGESNQALYYLLEWESLAEREQKWNAFMADPEWLAKRAESEKDAPILERVSNQILVPTSFSSVK, encoded by the coding sequence ATGATCCACGAGTTGCGCGTCTACCATTGCCTGCCCGGCAGGCTGCCGGCCCTGCTCAAGCGCTTCGAGAACACCACCCTGGAGATCTGGAAGCGCTTTGGCATCCGTCAGGCCGGCTTTTGGACGGTCGCCGTCGGCGAGTCCAACCAGGCCCTCTACTATCTGCTGGAGTGGGAATCGCTCGCCGAGCGGGAGCAGAAGTGGAACGCGTTCATGGCCGATCCGGAATGGCTGGCGAAGCGGGCCGAAAGCGAGAAGGACGCTCCGATCCTCGAACGTGTGTCCAATCAGATACTGGTGCCGACTTCGTTCTCCTCGGTGAAGTAA
- a CDS encoding VOC family protein has translation MTGFAQNCKITDICMLVADVERSIDFYVGRLGFVLRRRAESFADFKGAGITLALWEIGHMAAHTGVSPTPAPPGIHKACVAVELPSPAEVDRLHAELGQAGVRFVGPPADHAWNARCCYFADPDDNLWELYAWLEGGPVGDLDKVEQSR, from the coding sequence GTGACCGGCTTCGCGCAGAACTGCAAGATCACCGACATCTGCATGCTGGTCGCCGACGTGGAGCGGTCGATCGACTTCTATGTCGGCCGGCTGGGTTTCGTTCTGCGTCGCCGCGCCGAGAGCTTTGCCGACTTCAAGGGTGCCGGCATCACGCTGGCGCTCTGGGAGATCGGCCACATGGCGGCCCATACCGGGGTTTCGCCCACGCCGGCGCCGCCCGGCATCCACAAGGCCTGCGTCGCGGTCGAACTGCCCTCCCCGGCCGAGGTCGACCGGCTGCATGCCGAGCTCGGCCAGGCCGGCGTCCGGTTCGTCGGCCCGCCCGCCGACCATGCCTGGAACGCCCGCTGCTGCTATTTCGCGGATCCCGACGACAATCTGTGGGAACTCTATGCCTGGCTGGAGGGCGGTCCCGTCGGCGACCTGGACAAGGTGGAGCAGTCACGATGA
- a CDS encoding ABC transporter substrate-binding protein: MIELSRRAALTSAGFALAAVSGGTALFLPRSGKADTAQVVVQYDWLMSNGQVGDIVALQKGFYEAEGLEVSFSPGGPNSATVPPVLTGQAALGQFSDSAQLLLARSSGVPVRIIACGFRQAPFAFYSLPAAPIRTVQDMVGKRIGIQPTARFVLDAILAKHGIDPSSLQITNIGFDMTPLVAGEVDAVTGWITNTQALSIIGPDRIDLTMQDAGMPSYANVYFATDDALAEHADILARFIRAAARGWGWSHAHQAEAVDIMVDAYPQLDRETEHATMERIMALSFDSTTRENGWGWFDPASIQEQISIYDAIGQFQGNPPSMEDSVSTAILEATADARPNIG; encoded by the coding sequence ATGATCGAGCTATCGCGCCGCGCGGCCCTGACGTCGGCCGGCTTTGCCCTGGCTGCCGTCTCGGGCGGCACCGCCCTGTTCCTGCCGCGCAGCGGCAAGGCCGACACGGCCCAGGTCGTGGTGCAGTATGACTGGCTGATGAGCAACGGCCAGGTCGGCGACATCGTGGCGCTCCAGAAGGGCTTCTACGAGGCCGAGGGCCTGGAGGTGTCGTTCTCTCCCGGCGGCCCGAACTCGGCGACCGTGCCGCCGGTGCTCACCGGCCAGGCCGCGCTGGGCCAGTTCTCCGACAGCGCCCAGCTCCTGCTGGCGCGTTCCTCCGGGGTGCCGGTACGGATCATCGCCTGCGGCTTCCGCCAGGCGCCGTTCGCCTTCTACTCGCTGCCGGCAGCACCGATCCGCACCGTGCAGGACATGGTTGGCAAGCGCATCGGCATCCAGCCGACCGCCCGTTTCGTCCTGGACGCGATCCTGGCGAAGCACGGGATCGACCCGTCCTCGCTGCAGATCACCAATATCGGCTTCGACATGACACCCCTGGTTGCGGGCGAGGTCGATGCGGTGACCGGCTGGATCACCAACACCCAGGCCCTGTCGATCATCGGCCCGGACCGCATCGACCTGACGATGCAGGACGCCGGGATGCCGTCCTACGCCAACGTCTACTTCGCCACCGACGACGCGCTGGCCGAGCATGCCGACATCCTCGCCCGGTTCATTCGGGCAGCCGCCCGGGGCTGGGGCTGGAGCCACGCCCATCAGGCCGAGGCGGTGGACATCATGGTCGACGCCTACCCGCAGCTCGACCGCGAGACCGAGCACGCCACGATGGAGCGGATCATGGCGCTGAGCTTCGATTCCACGACCAGGGAGAACGGCTGGGGCTGGTTCGATCCCGCCTCGATCCAGGAGCAGATCTCGATCTACGACGCGATCGGCCAGTTCCAGGGCAACCCGCCCAGCATGGAGGATTCGGTCTCGACGGCGATCCTGGAGGCCACCGCCGACGCCCGCCCGAACATCGGCTGA
- a CDS encoding helix-turn-helix transcriptional regulator translates to MHTATTSKFIMQRPALHGYRTCSFPELTIETYRSDAGELRARSSRHRITLNRTTHRRYAHRFGDLGPTARIARPCQTLGFEPAGTMLWVDGDDADYVSIFQEPGLYRTIQEQTQRPSSLADHGFLAAPDATTLRVVEALASLTAPDVAPEPMLAEQLGLSLVLCVLRMAERPARTSGAGSPGLSSRQVRAVLAHVEEQMDQHPLTLNELAAIAGLSPFHFSRAFKAATGCPPHRFVVERRIERAKELIRKGGLGLAEIAQATGFADQAHFSSAFRRATGMTPGRFRAVR, encoded by the coding sequence ATGCATACGGCGACGACCAGCAAGTTCATCATGCAGCGGCCGGCGCTGCACGGCTATCGGACCTGCTCCTTTCCCGAGCTGACCATCGAAACCTATCGGAGCGACGCCGGCGAGCTGCGGGCCCGCAGCTCCCGCCACCGCATCACGCTCAACCGGACCACCCATCGCCGCTACGCCCACCGCTTCGGCGACCTTGGGCCGACCGCCCGCATCGCGAGGCCCTGCCAGACGCTTGGGTTCGAGCCGGCCGGCACGATGCTCTGGGTGGATGGCGACGATGCCGACTATGTGTCGATCTTCCAGGAGCCGGGTCTCTACCGGACGATCCAGGAACAGACGCAGCGCCCATCCAGCCTGGCCGATCATGGCTTCCTGGCAGCGCCGGATGCAACCACGCTGCGGGTGGTCGAGGCGCTTGCCAGTCTGACCGCGCCAGACGTCGCGCCCGAACCGATGCTGGCCGAGCAGCTCGGCCTGTCGCTGGTCCTGTGCGTCCTGCGCATGGCCGAGCGTCCCGCCCGGACCAGCGGAGCCGGCTCTCCCGGCCTCTCCTCACGCCAGGTCCGCGCTGTGCTCGCCCATGTCGAGGAGCAGATGGACCAGCATCCGCTCACCCTGAACGAGCTGGCTGCCATCGCCGGGCTCAGCCCATTCCATTTCTCCCGCGCCTTCAAGGCGGCGACCGGCTGTCCTCCCCACCGCTTCGTGGTCGAGCGCCGCATCGAGCGCGCCAAGGAGCTGATCCGCAAGGGCGGCCTGGGCCTGGCGGAGATCGCCCAGGCCACCGGCTTTGCCGATCAGGCTCACTTCTCTTCCGCTTTTCGCCGCGCGACCGGCATGACGCCCGGACGCTTCCGCGCTGTGCGGTGA
- a CDS encoding ABC transporter permease, which produces MNRSASLALPLLGAASILLVWQFLIPLLGVPPFIVPTPAKVLVKLGADAGLLAANAVPTAIESLAGFAIGNLVAILLAVVFVYSRAIRAAYFPVVLFFNTIPILALAPIIVLIFGLGMLPKIVIAAVVCFFPTLVNMIRGLEMPTRSEFELFRILSASPSETFWRLRVPRSLPLLFTSLKIASTTCVIGAIVGEWIGANQGLGALIIQSTFNYQTDRLYAAVFTSSFLGLAFFGIVALVERLVMRRRAG; this is translated from the coding sequence ATGAACCGCTCCGCCTCCCTTGCCCTGCCGCTCCTGGGCGCCGCCTCGATCCTGCTGGTCTGGCAGTTCCTGATCCCGCTCCTGGGCGTGCCGCCCTTCATCGTGCCGACCCCGGCCAAGGTCCTGGTCAAGCTGGGCGCCGATGCCGGCCTCTTGGCGGCCAACGCCGTGCCCACGGCGATCGAGAGCCTGGCCGGCTTCGCCATCGGCAACCTGGTGGCGATCCTGCTCGCGGTGGTGTTCGTCTACAGCCGGGCGATCCGGGCCGCCTATTTCCCGGTGGTGCTGTTCTTCAACACCATCCCGATCCTGGCGCTCGCCCCGATCATCGTCCTGATCTTCGGCCTGGGCATGCTGCCCAAGATCGTGATCGCCGCGGTGGTCTGCTTCTTTCCAACCCTGGTGAACATGATCCGCGGCCTGGAGATGCCGACCCGCAGCGAGTTCGAGCTGTTCCGCATCCTCTCCGCCAGCCCTTCCGAGACCTTCTGGCGGCTGCGGGTGCCCCGCTCGCTGCCTCTGCTGTTCACCTCCCTGAAGATCGCGTCGACCACCTGCGTGATCGGCGCGATCGTCGGCGAATGGATCGGTGCCAACCAGGGGCTGGGCGCCCTGATCATCCAGTCGACCTTCAACTACCAGACCGACCGGCTCTACGCCGCCGTGTTCACCTCGTCCTTCCTGGGCCTGGCGTTCTTCGGCATCGTCGCCCTCGTCGAGCGCCTGGTCATGCGCCGGCGCGCCGGATGA
- a CDS encoding S9 family peptidase yields MSTLHAPTSAAARPPVARTVDLVHERFGIRWDDPYAWMRDPGFPEVTDPEILAHLQAENAYLEAATAHLRPLAVQIKAEMKARIAPDDASVPVRRDGFWYHWAFREGAQYRTWYRRAEEASEAVVILDEPALAEGLEFFRTTGPMPAPDHRLVAYATDEDGSERCAIQLIDTATGTTTRSLATNSSGGVVWAADAGSFLYVELDPSLRPFRVRRHRIGTEGPDAVVYEEADSAYFVSIGKTRSRALVTITAATHVTSEIHLLDPSLEGELRLVDPRKEGRWYEVDESHGTLWIRTDDTHVNFRLCKAPLSDPHPASWQEVQAGSDELYLLGVDCFDGFLVRSERLDGLDRLVLAFNNGKERQIEFPEDVGDPNLGDNPMFRTDRLRVSFSSMVTPPSVFDYHLSDGRLETRKVQKIPSGYRREAWRTERLLAPAADGVEVPVSIVYPADFPKDGSGRVLLSAYGAYGMGISPSFGLQRLTYLERGIAVAIAHVRGGDDLGRPWYFGGKLQHKANSFTDTVAAAEALIAGGWTSSGRIALQGGSAGGLLVGAVVTMRPDLWAAAVADVPFVDVLNTMSDPSLPLTPIEWPEWGNPLTDEAAFRTILAYSPYDNVRPQAWPPMLITAGLTDPRVGYWEPAKWVARIRATRNDDAPLLFKINMGAGHFGKSGRYDALDERALVAAFILDRLQGAD; encoded by the coding sequence ATGAGCACGCTGCACGCCCCGACCTCCGCCGCCGCCAGACCGCCTGTTGCGCGGACGGTCGACCTCGTCCACGAGCGCTTCGGCATCCGCTGGGACGATCCGTATGCCTGGATGCGCGATCCGGGCTTTCCCGAGGTCACGGACCCCGAGATCCTGGCCCATCTCCAGGCGGAGAACGCCTACCTGGAAGCGGCCACCGCCCACCTCCGGCCGCTTGCCGTGCAGATCAAGGCGGAGATGAAGGCCAGGATCGCGCCCGACGACGCATCGGTCCCGGTGCGCCGCGACGGGTTCTGGTACCATTGGGCGTTTCGCGAGGGCGCGCAGTACCGGACCTGGTACCGCCGCGCCGAGGAGGCATCCGAGGCTGTCGTGATCCTGGACGAGCCGGCCCTGGCCGAGGGGCTGGAGTTCTTCCGCACCACCGGCCCGATGCCCGCACCCGACCACCGGCTGGTTGCCTATGCCACCGACGAGGACGGCTCGGAACGCTGTGCGATCCAACTGATCGACACCGCCACCGGCACCACTACCCGCAGCCTTGCCACCAACAGCTCGGGCGGCGTGGTCTGGGCGGCCGATGCCGGGTCCTTCCTCTACGTGGAGCTCGACCCGTCGCTGCGGCCCTTCCGGGTGCGCCGCCACCGGATCGGCACGGAGGGGCCGGATGCGGTCGTCTACGAGGAGGCCGATTCCGCCTATTTCGTCTCGATCGGCAAGACCCGCTCCCGGGCGCTGGTGACCATCACCGCCGCCACCCACGTCACCAGCGAGATCCACCTGCTCGATCCCTCGCTGGAAGGCGAGCTTCGCCTGGTCGACCCGCGCAAGGAAGGCCGCTGGTACGAGGTGGACGAGTCGCACGGCACCTTGTGGATCCGCACCGACGACACCCATGTCAATTTCCGCCTGTGCAAGGCGCCGCTGTCCGACCCGCATCCGGCCAGCTGGCAGGAGGTCCAGGCCGGCTCCGACGAGCTCTACCTGCTGGGGGTCGACTGCTTCGACGGGTTCCTGGTCCGCAGCGAGCGGCTGGACGGGCTGGACCGGCTGGTGCTGGCCTTCAACAACGGCAAAGAGCGGCAGATCGAATTTCCCGAAGATGTCGGGGATCCTAATCTCGGCGACAACCCGATGTTCCGGACCGACCGGCTGCGGGTGTCGTTCTCCTCGATGGTCACCCCGCCCAGCGTGTTCGACTATCACCTGTCCGACGGGCGGCTGGAAACCCGCAAGGTCCAGAAGATCCCGTCCGGCTACCGGCGGGAGGCCTGGCGTACCGAGCGGCTGCTGGCGCCAGCGGCCGATGGCGTGGAAGTGCCGGTCAGCATCGTCTACCCGGCCGATTTTCCTAAGGATGGCAGCGGCCGGGTGCTGCTGAGCGCCTATGGGGCCTACGGCATGGGCATATCCCCTTCGTTCGGGCTGCAGCGCCTGACCTACCTGGAGCGCGGCATCGCGGTGGCGATCGCCCATGTCCGGGGCGGCGACGATCTGGGTCGGCCCTGGTATTTCGGCGGCAAGCTCCAGCACAAGGCCAACAGCTTCACCGATACGGTGGCCGCGGCCGAGGCGCTGATCGCGGGCGGCTGGACCTCCAGCGGCCGGATCGCCCTGCAGGGCGGCTCTGCCGGCGGCCTGCTGGTCGGCGCCGTGGTGACCATGCGGCCGGACCTTTGGGCGGCGGCGGTGGCCGACGTGCCGTTCGTGGACGTACTGAACACCATGTCCGATCCGAGCCTGCCCCTCACCCCGATCGAATGGCCGGAATGGGGCAACCCGCTTACCGACGAGGCGGCCTTCCGCACCATCCTGGCCTACAGCCCCTACGACAATGTCCGCCCGCAGGCCTGGCCGCCCATGCTGATCACCGCCGGGCTGACCGACCCGCGGGTCGGCTACTGGGAGCCGGCCAAGTGGGTGGCCCGGATCCGCGCCACGCGGAATGACGACGCCCCGCTCTTGTTCAAGATCAACATGGGGGCCGGCCATTTCGGCAAGTCCGGGCGCTACGACGCGCTCGACGAGCGGGCTCTGGTGGCGGCCTTCATTCTGGACCGGCTCCAAGGAGCCGATTGA
- a CDS encoding alpha/beta hydrolase: protein MMRSATAAATLCLLADLAQAGELAPRSFASTALGEQIPAIIYTPDGQPPEEGWPVLYLLHGHDGSERSWADLGDIQATLDQLTSTGSIEPALVVMPGGGNSWYVDSADVAGPGDFATAIAHDLRLAVEAAYPVRSDRGGRAIAGLSMGGYGALRLALEHPEQYVAAASLSGAIWQNIPPEDFNATVEGIDIIQKTAYFHRIDPETVTAGRVLPSVASHFGGAFGVPFDPRRFNRMNVFTLLERQLETKAGLPAIYLTCGDDDRFDLWRGALALFETGRADGLEDMQLRITDGDHAWSVWSTSIVDALKFIDAHWQPMTE from the coding sequence GTGATGCGATCGGCGACGGCGGCGGCCACGCTCTGCCTGCTGGCCGACCTGGCTCAGGCCGGAGAGCTCGCACCCCGGTCCTTCGCGAGCACGGCGCTGGGGGAACAGATCCCAGCCATCATCTACACGCCGGACGGCCAGCCTCCAGAGGAGGGATGGCCGGTCCTCTATCTGCTGCACGGCCATGACGGCAGCGAGCGTTCCTGGGCGGATCTCGGCGACATCCAGGCCACCCTGGACCAGCTCACCAGTACCGGCAGCATCGAGCCGGCGCTGGTGGTGATGCCGGGGGGCGGCAACAGCTGGTATGTCGATTCGGCCGATGTCGCTGGCCCTGGCGACTTCGCCACCGCGATCGCCCACGACCTGCGGCTGGCCGTCGAAGCCGCGTACCCGGTGCGCAGCGACCGTGGCGGCCGGGCGATCGCCGGCCTGTCGATGGGCGGCTATGGCGCGCTCCGCCTGGCGCTGGAGCATCCGGAACAATACGTCGCCGCTGCCAGCCTGTCGGGAGCGATCTGGCAGAACATTCCTCCGGAGGATTTCAACGCAACGGTCGAGGGAATCGACATCATCCAGAAGACTGCCTATTTCCACCGCATCGATCCGGAAACCGTCACCGCGGGCCGGGTCCTTCCCTCGGTGGCCAGCCATTTCGGTGGCGCGTTCGGGGTGCCGTTCGATCCAAGGCGGTTCAACCGCATGAATGTCTTCACGCTTCTGGAACGGCAGCTGGAGACGAAGGCCGGCCTTCCGGCGATCTACCTGACCTGCGGCGACGACGACCGGTTCGACCTCTGGCGGGGCGCCCTCGCTTTGTTCGAGACCGGGCGGGCCGACGGCCTGGAGGACATGCAGCTGCGGATCACCGACGGCGACCATGCCTGGTCGGTCTGGTCGACCAGCATCGTCGACGCGCTGAAGTTCATCGACGCGCACTGGCAGCCCATGACCGAATGA
- a CDS encoding ABC transporter ATP-binding protein, whose protein sequence is MADGNAIEAGGLALGYPGDEGPVRVLDQVDLAVPSGEFLAILGPSGCGKSTLLRVVADLLPPLDGTISVLGGSPEAARRRREVAFVFQDATLLPWRTVRQNIELPLRIGPAGDPRGAATVDELLALVGLEQQAERLPRELSGGQRQRVAIARALICNPRILLMDEPFGALDEITRDRLNDELAAIWRRTGVTILFVTHSVMEAAYLGQRVMVLAAHPGRIREIVDLRPLKGPEGRLPREAPALVEVMAHLRAVLADAA, encoded by the coding sequence TTGGCAGACGGCAACGCCATCGAGGCGGGCGGCCTGGCGCTGGGCTACCCTGGCGACGAGGGGCCGGTCCGGGTGCTGGACCAGGTGGATCTCGCCGTTCCCTCCGGCGAGTTCCTGGCGATCCTGGGGCCTTCGGGCTGCGGCAAGTCCACGCTGCTGCGGGTGGTGGCCGATCTCCTGCCGCCGCTGGACGGCACGATCTCGGTCCTGGGCGGCAGCCCGGAAGCCGCGCGCCGCCGCCGCGAGGTGGCGTTCGTCTTCCAGGACGCGACCCTCCTGCCCTGGCGGACGGTGCGGCAGAACATCGAGCTGCCGCTGCGGATCGGCCCGGCCGGCGATCCTCGGGGTGCCGCCACAGTGGACGAACTCCTGGCGCTGGTCGGCCTGGAGCAGCAGGCGGAGCGCCTGCCCCGCGAGCTGTCCGGCGGGCAGCGCCAGCGGGTCGCCATCGCCCGTGCCCTGATCTGCAACCCGCGCATCCTGCTGATGGACGAACCCTTCGGCGCGCTGGACGAGATCACCCGCGACCGGCTGAACGACGAGCTGGCAGCGATCTGGCGACGCACCGGGGTGACCATCCTGTTCGTCACCCACAGCGTGATGGAAGCGGCCTACCTGGGACAGCGCGTGATGGTGCTGGCCGCCCATCCTGGCCGGATCCGCGAGATCGTCGACCTGCGGCCGCTCAAGGGACCGGAAGGGCGCCTGCCGCGGGAAGCACCGGCCCTGGTCGAGGTCATGGCCCATCTTCGCGCGGTCCTGGCCGACGCCGCATGA